The following coding sequences are from one Polyodon spathula isolate WHYD16114869_AA chromosome 45, ASM1765450v1, whole genome shotgun sequence window:
- the LOC121305955 gene encoding zinc finger protein 300-like, translated as MNPDWSEQDCRRNGIQGLFIRVKDNTERQAFIEADEGPMVESVHTQEGIFDHEQSASVMQVTQQMSLQGKEASSNESVHIKEEAAELQPVCITGKVSKKNKVNLLEENIVMLGSSDFDDCPPELVHMKPSQRVSEDTCSSVGEEGTVLGSIQRKHLTPQERAAGGKEEGASPSTSSAAYIRRHNSTAAPQCKISSDGKLHRKEHRESSPQDEYVKKLGTRSVQNLSVQDSRPLTLGYIVTPQPEGVYSSATQGNFIPLQTPPQIPSEQILYHCTECGSNFSDLGNLKAHQQIHKEEKPHHCTECGKSFRWVGGLITHQRIHTGEKPYLCTECGKRFRDSVKLKVHQRIHTGEKPYECPVCGKGFSRRDNLRIHHRIHTGEKPFECTECGKRFVESNMLKRHRRVHRDLIS; from the exons atgaaccccgactggagtgaacaagactgccgcaggaacgggaTCCAGGGATTATTCATCAGAGTTAAAG ATAATACAGAGAGACAGGCTTTCATTGAAGCAGATGAGGGGCCAATGGTAGAATCAGTTCACACACAAGAGGGGATCTTTGATCATGAACAGAGTGCAAGTGTAATGCAGGTTACACAGCAGATGTCTTTGCAAGGTAAAGAAGCCTCAAGCAATGAgtctgtccacattaaagaggaggcCGCTGAGCTGCAGCCTGTCTGCATTACAGggaaagtttctaaaaaaaataaagtcaatcTACTGGAGGAGAATATAGTTATGCTGGGATCTAGTGATTTTGATGATTGTCCTCCTGAACTGGTCCACATGAAACCCAGTCAGCGTGTCTCTGAAGACACTTGTTCTAGTGTTGGAGAAGAGGGCACTGTGCTGGGGTCCATTCAGAGGAAACATCTCACCCCTCAGGAAAGAGCTGCAGGTGGAAAGGAGGAAGGAGCATCGCCATCCACTAGCAGCGCAGCGT ATATAAGAAGACACAACTCCACTGCAGCACCCCAGTGCAAAATCTCTTCTGATGGCAAATTGCATCGTAAGGAACACAGAGAGTCGTCACCCCAAGATGAATATGTGAAGAAACTGGGAACTCGCTCAGTTCAAAATCTTTCTGTACAAGATAGCAGACCACTTACTCTGGGTTATATAGTGACTCCACAACCTGAGGGTGTTTACAGTTCTGCAACCCAGGGCAACTTCATTCCCCTACAAACTCCCCCGCAGATTCCTTCAGAGCAGATCTtgtatcactgtactgaatgtggcTCCAACTTCAGTGACCTGGGAAACCTGAAAGCACACCAACAGATTCACAAAGAAGAGAAACCCcatcactgtactgaatgtggaaAAAGCTTCAGATGGGTAGGTGGGCTTATAACCCACCAGcgtattcacacaggagagaagccctaTCTGTgtactgagtgtgggaagagattcagagattcagtaaaattaaaagtacaccagcgaattcacactggagagaagccttATGAATGTCCTGTATGTGGGAAGGGTTTTAGTCGGAGAGACAACCTTAGAATACACCACAgaatccacacaggagagaaaccttttGAGTGTACTGAGTGCGGGAAGAGATTTGTAGAGTCAAATATGCTAAAGAGACACCGGCGAGTTCACAGAGATTTAATCAGTTAG